In Deltaproteobacteria bacterium, the sequence TAGGAGAACGAGCAGGCGCTCAGGGCGAGCGCGACAAGGGCCGAAGTCAGCAGGCCACGGGAAACGGAGCGGTTGAGCATGGACATCATCCCTCGCGAAGACCGGCTGCAACGACGTGACCCCAGGTGGGACTATTCAGGCGGGCCACGAACCGCCGGACAACGCGCCCATGCTCGCACAGATCGCGCTCGGACCGCCCGCGAGCCGCGGCAGGACGGGGCGGCGCCGTCGTGCGGCTCGCTAGGCGCCCGCAATCGGGAGGCGATCGCTGCGTAGGGCGGCTTTGCCCCGGCGCCGCTCCACCGTTGCTTCGTCGCCGTACACCCAGGGACGACCGGGGTCGTCGAGCGACGCGAAGGCCTGTGTCCACGCGCGATAGCTGCCGCCGTGCTCGACCGCGCGCAACGCCGCGTGCCCGCCCGCGAGTCCGTGGCGGGCGATGAGCCACTCGACGTGGGCCCACTTCGGCGATTGGGGGCGGAGCTGCGCGATGCCCTGGAGCTTGCGCGCGATCGCCTTGAGTCGACCCGACGCCACCTCGACGCCGACGAACCCGTGACCGTCGAGTGGCGTGTTGCGCTTGGCCACGAAGGTCGAGATGCCGAGCGTGATGCGGGTGAGTTGGGCAAGCTCGCGCACGAACTCGACCAGCTCGTCGACGTCATCCTCCGTCTCGGTCGGCACGCCGATCATCTGGTAGACCTTGAGCCCGCGCAGGCCGCCGTGGTCGCGCACCAGGGTCGCGGCGTTGCGCAGCGCGGCGACGTCGATGCGGCGCCGTAGGAGGGTTCGCAGTCGCTCGCTGATGCCGTCCGAGGCGACGGTGAGCTGGCGATAGCCGCCGCGCGCGAGCGCGTCGACCAGGGACGGCGTGAGGCGGTCCGCCCGGAGGCTGGAGATGCCGACGCCGCGTCCCGACTCGACGATACGGGACACCAGTGCCTCGAGCTGCGGATGGTCGGTGACCGCCGCCCCGACGAGACCGACGCGCTTGGCGTGCGCCGGCACCACCGCGAGGGCGCGTTCCATGTCGAGCAGGCGCATGCCACCGGTGCTGGCGCCACGCATCACACAGAACGTGCATTGCCGCGAGCAGCCGCGCTCGGGCTCGACGAGGAACATGTCGGCCAGCTCGGTGTGCGGCGTGGTGATTGCGGAGAAGGCGGGCAACAGCTCCCGCGGCGCGATGGCGCAGGTCGGCAGCGGCGCGACGCGGCCGGGCTCGTGCTCGCCGAGGATCGTGTGGGGGAGCTCCGCGAGCTGCGTGAGCGCGTCGTCGCGGTCGCGCGCACCGAGGATGAGGCGCAGCGCCTGGGGCAGCAGCTGCTCCGCCTCACCGCAGATGAGGACGTCGACGAACGGCAGCAGACACGAGGGATTGGTGTCCGTGAGCGGGCCGCCAGCGATGACGATGGGGTCGCGCTCGCGGCGATCGGCGGCCAGCACCGGGAGGCCTGCGCCGCGCAGCAACCGGATCACACCCGCGACCTCGAGCTCGTACGCAACCGAGATACCGACGATGCGATAGTCCGACAGCGGTCGCTGGGCCTCGTAGGTGAGCACCGCGGCCGCTGGCGGCGGCCAGCTCAGGCGCTCGCCTGCCCAGGCGTCGGGCAGGAACGCGCGATGACAGCCGATGCCGCTCGCCCACAGCTCGCGGTACAGCGTCTGGAAGCCGAGGCTCGACATCCCGACCGCGTACGGGCTCGGGTACGCGAGGCACACGTCGCTTGGCTGCGACAGACCCAGCGTGCCCACCTCGGCGGCGAGCCGTTCACGGATGACCGAGCGCTCGCGCTCCGTCACGCGGCTTCAGAACCGCAGCGACGCGCCAGCACCAGCGCCACCGGGGAGCAGCGTGGGGCCAACACCTGTGAGACGGACTCGCGCCGGCACGCGCGCTTCCTCGTCCTCGGCCTCGCGGGCCTTCTTGCGCGCGCTCTTCTTCTTCTGCGAGGCGTACACGCCGAGCAGCGCGGCACCGGTCACCAGCAGCGCGCCACCGGCCACGAAGAACACCACGGTGCCGACGTTGTTGCGGGGCAGCTTGTTGCGATCGAGGTCGAACACCTCGTCGTCGGCGTAGTTTCCCGGTGGGAAGCCGGTGGGGCCAGGCGACGCCAGCGCAGCGAGGTCGTTGGCCTTCTTGTTGGCGAGACCGACGCTCACGCCGCCCGCGATCACGCCCGCGGCGCCGAGACCGGTGAGCAGCGCACCGGTGATCATGAGCGGGCTCTTTCGCTTCGATTCCTTCTCGTCGAGCTCGCGCTCGATGGCCTCGTCGCGCGCCGAGCTGCGGCTGCTGAGGACGGGTGCGTCGTCCTCACCGTCGACCTCCTGCGCGGTCGTCGTGTTGGTCGTCGTCGTCGTCGGCGGGGCCACGTTGGCGCAGCCGCTGCGATCGATCTCCATGATCTTGACCTGCGCCTCACCGCGGTTCGGATCCTCGGGCACGAGGTCGAGGAAGCGCTGGAACGCTGCGCGGGCCTTGACGCAGTCACCCACGCCGTAGGCGGCGATGCCGATGTTGAAGTTGAACTTGTGCTTGTCGGGCGTGTAGTTGTAGTACGCGTCCTCGAAGCGCTCGAGCGCGGTGGCGTTGTCGCCCGCCTCGAGTGCGCCGAGGCCCTCGCCGAACAGCTGCTTGGCGCGCTCGAGCTTCTGCTCGGGCGTCATCGCGGACGGGTCGCCGCCGGGGCTCGACGGCGGCGGTGCGGCGAGCACCGCCGAGGGGATGCCGAGCGACGTCGACAGGGCCAGGCACAGGGTCTTCGCGAGAACGGGCGCGCGCATGGAGAGATGAAACCTCGGAGGAGTGAATCGCGGAAAACCGGGCCGGACGTCAACCAAACGGGTCGACGGCCTTGGGCGGCTTGCTGCCGCCGGGCTTGCTGCCGGACGGCTTCTTGGGCTTCTTGGGCTTGCTCGCCTTGGGCTTGCTCGCCGCCGGCGTCGGGGTTGCGGCCGCGGGCGGTGTGCCTGCGGTGGCAGCGGGATCCGTGCCCGGAGCCACCGGCGTGCCCGGGGCGGCCGGTGCGTTCGGATCGACCGGGGTGCCGGGAGCGACGGCCACACCCGGGGCACCCGCGACTGGCGTGCCTGGCGGTGTGCCCGCGACCGGCTGCGTCGGCGCGGCGGGCGTAGCCCCCGGAGCCGGCGGTGGCGGGGTGGCGGCCTTCGCTTCCGCGGCCGGGGCAGCGGCGGCGGCCGGGGCGGGCGTCGCCGGCGGAGGATCGCTGGGGCGCAGCAACAGCATGCCCGCGACCACCGCACCGAGGATGACGATGCCGCCACCGATGCCGAGGCCGAGGCCGAGGCCGCTGCCCGACTTCGGCGGCGGCGCGTGCATGTCGTAGCCGGGATGTCCGTGGGCGTCGGGCGGCGCCATCGGCATCGGGCCGATGGTGGTCCCGCCCGGCACCGCGACCGGTTCCGGCTCGGGCTCGGGCTCGGGCATCGTCGGCGTCATCGCCAACTCGTCCACGAGTTGGCCGAGCAGGTCGTCGAAGGCGTCGGCGTCGCGTCTGGTGGCTTGGTTCACGGACGTTGGTCCTTTGCTCCCGAAGTCAGCGGGGATTCTAGCCGTTGTGCGGCGTCTGCCACAAGGGATCGAGGGGAATCAGAGTCGGGCGCGGAGCTTCGGGTGACCCGTCGCCGTTGCACGCGACGACCCGCAAGAAGTGCCCGACGATGTTCGTGTGCGATGTCGCGGGTCATCGAGCAACGTGGCCGCGACCGGCTCGCTGAGTGCTCGAATCAAGCATGATACACGGCGGCGCAGCTCGGCGAAATCGGCGAGTTGCCGCGCGGAGGGCGGCGTGGCGGTCTTGGGGTATCGCCCGCGGGCGCCATTGTCGTCGATGGCTCGCTCGCCGGCCCCCGTGTGGGACGCGGACGTAGGCGGCCGTGCCGTCGCGCGCGTGTCGTCGTGGGACGCGGGCAGCTGCCACAGGGTCAGCGTGCGCTCGTCCATGTACAGCGCGCGGCTCACCTCGAGCTGCAACGCGTGGATGCCTTCGGCCGGTCTGCCGAAGCGCCGCACGAGCTCGCCGCCGAGGTACGGGTCGTTGAGCCGCACCGAGAGGCGCGGTGCACCCTCGCCCGCGGGTCCGCGAGCGGCATCGAGCGCGTCGAGCGCCATCCGTTCGACCGCCGCCCCACAGGCGCGCCCGCAGAGGCTTCCCACCACGAGATCGACCCCGACGCTGCAGGGCATGCTGTGGGCATCGAGCAGGATCGCGTAGCCGAAGCGGGCCCGGCGACGTGCGAGCAGGATCTCCAACGCGCGGTGGTAGGGCTCGTGGAAGCGAGCGATGCGCTCGCACAGCGCGGCGTAGGCGAGCGGCCCGCGGTGCAGCGGGACGTTGTCCAGCGCGTGGGTCCACACGACGCCGCGTCCGGGGCGCGGCGGCGGAGCGTCGTGGTCGACGGTGGCGGCGACCGGTACACCCGGTCGCCGGCGCGGTCGTGGATCCGGGTGATCGGGCACGACGCTGGCGGAGATGTCGTCCGCGGCGCGATTGAGATCGACGACCAGCCGGCTGTACTCCGCCTGGATCGCGACGGCTCCGCGGCGGGCCGCGTCCCCGTACAGCGAGTCGACCGCGTAGTCGGCGTTGCGACCGAAGTCGGTGGGCGGCTGTGGGCCCAGCTCGTGCGGCCACGCGAGCCCGACGTGGGGCAGGCTGATCACCAGCGGCGACCAGGCGTTGGCGGCCGTGAGACGAAACGGCAGGCACGCGTGCGCGGGCAATCCGAGCTCGTCGGGGCTCAGGGTCTCGTCGCTCGCATGCTCGCTGCGCGTCGTCACCGGGACGCGGAGCATAGCAGCCGAGGCGCCACGGATGCGGCCGCGGCGACCACCTTGGGACCGCACGTGACGGCTGCGCCGCGCGTCAGCGTTTGGGCCGGCCCGCCGGTGCCACCGGCGTACTCGCGGGGTTCCACACCGACCCCCGGGCAATCCCGATCTGCAGACCCACCGCCAGTCCGAGCACGAAGGCACCAGAGTCGACGCCGCTCTCGCCGACCACCGCGACCTGCGAGCCGCGACGGAAGCCGAACGCGTATCCCGCCCGCGCGGTCGCGCGGTAGCCGATGCGCGGTGTGGCCACGCCGTCGGGAAGATCGTCGTACTCGCGGCCGCTCACGCCGCCGCGCACGCCGGTGAACCACTGACCCGCGTAGTCGTGGAACTTCGTGTGCAAAAAGCGGGTGTAGGTCGCGCCCGTGTCGGTCGTGAACCCGCGTCGCGCGATCACGTCGTACCAAAGGCGCGTGTCGATGAGCACCTGCCGCTCGAGCCCGAGCTGGATGCCGGCGTCGAGCTGCACGAACGGCGCACCGATGCCGTCGCCGCGGCGCAGCCGATCGGCCTGGGCGATCGCGGCGTCGTAGAGGAACCCCGCACGCACCCGCACGCCGCGGGGACGATCGACGTACGACGGGTCCTCGACGATGCTGCGGATACGGTGGACGAGCCGCGCACTCTCGCGGCGCGCGAGCAGGCCGCGGGCGCGCAGCACCGCGAGCACGGCCGCGGTGCGTGGCCATGCCGAGAAGGTGTTCGATCGGCGATAGATCGCGTCGCGCAGCGCACGACGGGTCTCCTCGTCGGGTTCGTGGGCGAGGTTGTTCTCGCTGCGCAGCGCGTCGACCAGTGCGTCGACGACGAGGTCACTGCCGCGGTTGAGGTAGCGACCGTAGCCGAGCCCGCCCGCGGGGATGACGTCGAGCGAGACTCGAGTGTCGGAAAGGCGCGACTGCTGGCCACCGCCGAAGTTCTCCACGCCAACGTGAACGAGGCGCTGCGAGATGCCGAGCTCGCCGAAGGCGTGCACGTCGGTGCGGCCGAAGTAGACGTGGGCATCGCCCGCACCGGCCAGCGACTGCGCGACGAAGAACACGTCGCCGGTGTCGTCGCCCATGTCGGGTAGGCTGGTGACGTCGCCGTTGCGGACACGGCTGCCGAGCTCGCCACGCACCGCGAAACCCCAGCGCGCGCGCTCGTCGACGTAGTACGCCCGCGCCGCAATGCCGCCGTCGGCGAGCAGTGGCTGCTGCTTCGACGCCGTGTCGACCCCGAGGTCGAGCTGGCCCAGCACGAAGGTGAAGGCCCGCTCGCGCGCGCGAACGTTGGCCGGCAGCGGCTTGTCCCGTGCGGTGGGATCGTCTTGCTCCTCGGGCGCGACGCTGGCCTCGCCCATGGTGCCGAGCTGCGGGCCGGCGACCAGCGGCTCGTCGCCGCTGGTGTCGGCGCCCGCGGCCCCGGGCGCCAGTCGTGCGTCGTCGCGGGGGGTCTGGCCGAGCTGGCGCAGCGCTGCCGCGGCGTCGTCGCGCACGAAGGTATCGATGCTGCGATCGGCGTAGATGCGCTGCAGCGGCGCGACGGCCCGCGCGTCACCGATCTTGCCGAGGCTCTCGATCGCGATCGAGAGCACCGCGTCGTAGCGCTCGGTCTCGACGATCTTCAGCAGCGGCTCGACCGCGTCCTTGTCGCGGCGTTCGCCGAGCTCGGCGGCGATCTCCCGCCTGCGCTTGCGCCACGCGTCGTCCTCCATGCCGGTCGGGCGGGCCTCGAGGATCTCGAGCTCACTGGGCTCGTCGGCCGCAGGGGCGACCCGCGCGAGCGCGACCGTGGGCACCGTCAGCGCGGTCGACAGGGCCACCGCGAGCGCGGCGACGGAAGCGAGCCGATGGCGTCGCCGAGCGCCGAGGTTCATCCGGGATCGAGCCTTCCGCAGTAGCCGATGATGCCTTCGATCGCCGCCGCCGCCGGGTTCGGATCCATCATCTGCGTGGTCGCGGGATCGACCTGCGCGAGCTCGGGGCAGCTGGTGGCCTCGATACAGGTGACGACGACGTCGCCCTGCGCCGCCTCGCTGGCTTCGACGGTGTCGACGCAGGCGTCGAAGTCACGCTCCTGGGTGTTCATGTCGCCGTCGTCCTCGACCGAGGGCCACAGCACACCACAGCCCGCGAGCTTGCGACATGCGTCCCACGCCGTGAACTCGGCGTCGGGCGCGGCGTCGCAGCCGAGCGCGAGTCCGGCCGGCTCGTCGCACGCTCCGTAGTAACCCTGCTGGTTGCCGCCGCACGCCGTGAGGGCCGCGACGAGCAGCGTCGTGAGTCGGGCGCGCGTCGACATCGACGACGCCCACGTTAGCGAGGCGGACACGACGCCGTCAAACAGGGCTGTACACCCCGCGTGGTCGATTGCGTCGGGGTGCGCGGGCCCCAGAACCCGGGTGCCGACGACGTGCTGCGGTGACGCTGCGAGGTCTCGGCACATCGCGACGCGACTGGGCCGCACTTCGTGCAGCCTGCCACAGCCGCCCACCGAACTTGCGCCGCGACGCGCTCGACACGGAAAGTCGGGACGATCGGGGGTCTGTCTCGGTGGACTGGCCACGGTCGGGTCATCGACCCGCGCGCCCCCGCGAGTCGATCGCGGGTGGGGCGGTTGCTCGACCCTGGCGATCCTCCTCGACGTGTGCTGCGGACGACCGCTCGGGTGACCGGGCGGTCGTTCTTTTTCCGGCGCGAAGCCGACGGCTGCCGCGAGCGTCGCCCCCCGGCCGCACCCCCTCGCGAGGGAGGGGGAAGGTCGGGTGGTGACCCCACCGGGAATCGAACCCGGGTTTCAGGGATGAGAACCCTGCGTCCTAACCGCTGGACGATGGGGCCGTTGGGCGATGCTCGAGGTCGGGCTGACGAGTTGGTTCGGGGACAAGGATTCGAACCTTGATAGACGGAATCAGAATCCGTAGTCCTACCATTAGACGATCCCCGAGCGAGGTCTCGTGTGGCTGCGGAAGATGCAAGAGGCCGGCGCGGCTGTCAAGACGGAAACTGCTCGGTTTCGACACGGTTTCGACGGGGGAGGGGCTCGGGGTCACGGGCATCCGGACGGGCGTCCGGGCCGCTCGGGGCGAGATCTGCTCGACGGGCCGCTGGAGCACCCCTGCGTCCGGTCTGCGGGGATTGCGGATGGGCGGCCCGCGGGTCGTGACGCGGCGCGGCCTGGACTCGCGCGAGTGGGGTCGAGCCACGTCCTCGGTTGACCGTCGTCGGGTCGAGGGCCGTCGAGTCGAGGGTCGTTGGGTGAGGGCCGCGGCGAGGGCCGTGCGGTAGGCTTCGCGCGCCATGCCGTCGAAGTCAGCGTCCCCCGCGGTGTCCGAGGCCCGTGCGTGCCCCGGCACCAGCCTTCGCCCCACCGCGCGCACGCACGTCCGCGCGGCGGCCTGGCTCGCGCTCACGCTGCTGGTCGGTGCGGCCTGTCCGACCGCGGCGGTGGTCGTCGAGCCGACCGACGCGACCGTGCCGACCGACGCGGCCGCGAGCGTGGCGCGCAAGCTGCCCGACGCCGGCACGCACCCCGGCGTCGCGGTCGGCGTGCACGGTGCCGTCGCGAGCGCGCAGGCCGACGCGAGCGACGTCGGCGTCGCGATCCTCAAGCAGGGCGGCAACGCCATCGACGCGGCGGTCGCGGTCGGCTTCGCGCTGGCGGTGACGCACCCCTCGGCCGGCAACATCGGCGGCGGCGGCTTCATGATCGTGCGCATGGCCGACGGCACCACCGCGGCGTTCGACTACCGCGAGCGCGCGCCGGGCAAGGCCACCCGCGACATGTACCTCGACGCCAAGGGTGACCCGACCGACGATCGTCTGCGGGGCGCCAAGGCGGCCGGCATCCCCGGCACCGTGGCCGGGCTCGCGATGGCCCACGC encodes:
- a CDS encoding HEAT repeat domain-containing protein, coding for MNLGARRRHRLASVAALAVALSTALTVPTVALARVAPAADEPSELEILEARPTGMEDDAWRKRRREIAAELGERRDKDAVEPLLKIVETERYDAVLSIAIESLGKIGDARAVAPLQRIYADRSIDTFVRDDAAAALRQLGQTPRDDARLAPGAAGADTSGDEPLVAGPQLGTMGEASVAPEEQDDPTARDKPLPANVRARERAFTFVLGQLDLGVDTASKQQPLLADGGIAARAYYVDERARWGFAVRGELGSRVRNGDVTSLPDMGDDTGDVFFVAQSLAGAGDAHVYFGRTDVHAFGELGISQRLVHVGVENFGGGQQSRLSDTRVSLDVIPAGGLGYGRYLNRGSDLVVDALVDALRSENNLAHEPDEETRRALRDAIYRRSNTFSAWPRTAAVLAVLRARGLLARRESARLVHRIRSIVEDPSYVDRPRGVRVRAGFLYDAAIAQADRLRRGDGIGAPFVQLDAGIQLGLERQVLIDTRLWYDVIARRGFTTDTGATYTRFLHTKFHDYAGQWFTGVRGGVSGREYDDLPDGVATPRIGYRATARAGYAFGFRRGSQVAVVGESGVDSGAFVLGLAVGLQIGIARGSVWNPASTPVAPAGRPKR
- a CDS encoding N-formylglutamate amidohydrolase — encoded protein: MTTRSEHASDETLSPDELGLPAHACLPFRLTAANAWSPLVISLPHVGLAWPHELGPQPPTDFGRNADYAVDSLYGDAARRGAVAIQAEYSRLVVDLNRAADDISASVVPDHPDPRPRRRPGVPVAATVDHDAPPPRPGRGVVWTHALDNVPLHRGPLAYAALCERIARFHEPYHRALEILLARRRARFGYAILLDAHSMPCSVGVDLVVGSLCGRACGAAVERMALDALDAARGPAGEGAPRLSVRLNDPYLGGELVRRFGRPAEGIHALQLEVSRALYMDERTLTLWQLPASHDDTRATARPPTSASHTGAGERAIDDNGARGRYPKTATPPSARQLADFAELRRRVSCLIRALSEPVAATLLDDPRHRTRTSSGTSCGSSRATATGHPKLRARL
- a CDS encoding radical SAM protein, with amino-acid sequence MTERERSVIRERLAAEVGTLGLSQPSDVCLAYPSPYAVGMSSLGFQTLYRELWASGIGCHRAFLPDAWAGERLSWPPPAAAVLTYEAQRPLSDYRIVGISVAYELEVAGVIRLLRGAGLPVLAADRRERDPIVIAGGPLTDTNPSCLLPFVDVLICGEAEQLLPQALRLILGARDRDDALTQLAELPHTILGEHEPGRVAPLPTCAIAPRELLPAFSAITTPHTELADMFLVEPERGCSRQCTFCVMRGASTGGMRLLDMERALAVVPAHAKRVGLVGAAVTDHPQLEALVSRIVESGRGVGISSLRADRLTPSLVDALARGGYRQLTVASDGISERLRTLLRRRIDVAALRNAATLVRDHGGLRGLKVYQMIGVPTETEDDVDELVEFVRELAQLTRITLGISTFVAKRNTPLDGHGFVGVEVASGRLKAIARKLQGIAQLRPQSPKWAHVEWLIARHGLAGGHAALRAVEHGGSYRAWTQAFASLDDPGRPWVYGDEATVERRRGKAALRSDRLPIAGA
- a CDS encoding tetratricopeptide repeat protein, whose product is MRAPVLAKTLCLALSTSLGIPSAVLAAPPPSSPGGDPSAMTPEQKLERAKQLFGEGLGALEAGDNATALERFEDAYYNYTPDKHKFNFNIGIAAYGVGDCVKARAAFQRFLDLVPEDPNRGEAQVKIMEIDRSGCANVAPPTTTTTNTTTAQEVDGEDDAPVLSSRSSARDEAIERELDEKESKRKSPLMITGALLTGLGAAGVIAGGVSVGLANKKANDLAALASPGPTGFPPGNYADDEVFDLDRNKLPRNNVGTVVFFVAGGALLVTGAALLGVYASQKKKSARKKAREAEDEEARVPARVRLTGVGPTLLPGGAGAGASLRF